A single region of the Pseudomonas mandelii genome encodes:
- a CDS encoding gluconokinase: protein MNHSITALVIMGVAGCGKTCVSEALCQLSGATAIEGDTFHPAANIEKMSAGIPLNDEDRAGWLDSLCDELRRVDAQGQRPVLTCSALKHSYRERLRSALPGLGFVFLELTPEVAADRVSHRPGHFMPSTLIDSQFATLESPVGEPLTLALDASNHSVEQLAKQAHVWWQAHGLKQAV, encoded by the coding sequence ATGAATCATTCCATCACCGCCCTGGTCATCATGGGCGTTGCCGGTTGCGGCAAGACTTGCGTCAGCGAGGCCTTGTGCCAACTCAGCGGCGCGACCGCCATTGAAGGCGACACTTTCCACCCTGCCGCCAATATCGAAAAGATGAGCGCGGGCATCCCCCTGAACGACGAAGACCGTGCCGGCTGGCTCGACAGCCTGTGCGATGAATTGCGCCGCGTCGACGCTCAAGGCCAGCGCCCGGTGCTGACCTGCTCGGCCCTCAAACACAGTTACCGCGAACGTCTGCGCAGCGCCTTGCCGGGCCTGGGCTTCGTGTTCCTTGAGCTGACCCCTGAAGTCGCCGCTGATCGTGTCTCCCACCGGCCGGGCCACTTCATGCCTTCGACCCTGATCGACAGTCAGTTCGCCACCCTTGAATCCCCCGTTGGCGAGCCCTTGACCCTGGCGCTGGACGCTTCGAACCACAGCGTCGAGCAACTGGCGAAGCAAGCGCATGTCTGGTGGCAGGCCCATGGCCTGAAACAGGCCGTATGA
- a CDS encoding PACE efflux transporter, giving the protein MQGVKRKLVYVSLFEVFGMTFSTLGLALLSGTSPGSTGPLAVIITTIAVTWNFIYTTVFERWERRQPSRTRTVKRRIAHAVGFQLTLIVFLIPLIAWWMNISLVQAFLLDLALIIFIPCYTFAFNWLFDRTFGLPASALPDPV; this is encoded by the coding sequence ATGCAAGGCGTTAAACGAAAACTGGTCTACGTGTCGCTGTTCGAAGTCTTTGGCATGACCTTCTCGACGCTGGGCCTGGCATTGCTGTCCGGCACCTCGCCTGGCAGCACCGGGCCGTTGGCCGTCATCATCACCACCATCGCAGTGACCTGGAATTTCATCTACACCACAGTGTTCGAGCGCTGGGAACGTCGTCAGCCATCGCGCACCCGCACCGTTAAACGGCGCATCGCCCATGCCGTGGGATTTCAACTAACCTTGATAGTATTTCTCATCCCGCTGATCGCCTGGTGGATGAACATCAGCCTGGTGCAGGCTTTCCTGCTGGACCTGGCGCTGATCATTTTCATCCCGTGCTACACCTTCGCGTTCAACTGGCTGTTTGATCGCACGTTTGGTTTGCCCGCCTCGGCGTTGCCGGATCCGGTTTGA
- a CDS encoding glutathione S-transferase family protein codes for MEHALKILGKASSINVRKVLWTCEELGVAYEREDWGSGYASTHTPEFLRLNPNALVPVIIDDAGVLWESNTICRYLAGKHQNTDLLPHEPAARARVEQWMDWQATELNASWSYAFTALVRKDPEFQDPHHIAAGVRGWNQKMGILEHQLAATKAYVAGPRFTLADIVIGLSVNRWLMTPMERPDYPAIDEYFQRLAQRPGFLKFGCNGLP; via the coding sequence ATGGAACATGCACTGAAGATTTTGGGTAAGGCGTCGTCCATCAATGTCAGAAAGGTCCTGTGGACCTGTGAAGAACTGGGCGTTGCCTACGAACGCGAGGATTGGGGTAGCGGTTATGCCTCAACCCACACACCGGAGTTTCTGCGGCTCAATCCCAACGCGCTGGTGCCGGTGATCATCGACGACGCTGGAGTGCTGTGGGAGTCCAACACCATCTGCCGTTATCTGGCCGGCAAACACCAGAACACCGATCTGCTCCCCCACGAACCGGCCGCGCGCGCTCGGGTCGAGCAATGGATGGATTGGCAAGCCACTGAACTCAATGCCTCATGGAGCTATGCGTTCACGGCATTGGTGCGCAAAGATCCGGAGTTCCAGGACCCGCATCACATTGCTGCCGGTGTACGTGGCTGGAACCAGAAGATGGGCATCCTCGAACACCAGCTCGCGGCGACCAAAGCTTACGTCGCCGGGCCACGCTTCACCCTCGCCGACATTGTCATCGGACTGTCCGTCAACCGCTGGCTGATGACCCCGATGGAGCGGCCCGATTACCCGGCCATCGACGAGTATTTTCAGCGACTGGCACAACGTCCGGGGTTCCTCAAGTTCGGCTGCAATGGCCTGCCTTGA
- the alaC gene encoding alanine transaminase: MANPGSPRRFARIDRLPPYVFNITAELKMAARRRGEDIIDFSMGNPDGPTPPHIVEKLVTVAQREDTHGYSTSKGIPRLRRAISNWYKDRYEVDIDPETEAIVTIGSKEGLAHLMLATLDQGDTVLVPNPSYPIHIYGAVIAGAQVRSVPLIPGVDFFAELESAIRGSIPKPKMMILGFPSNPTAQCVELDFFERVIALAKQYDVLVVHDLAYADIVYDGWKAPSIMQVPGAKDIAVEFFTLSKSYNMAGWRIGFMVGNAELVNALARIKSYHDYGTFTPLQVAAIAALEGDQQCVKDIAEQYRQRRNVLVKGLHELGWMVENPKAAMYVWAKIPEAYAHLGSLEFAKKLLAEAKVCVSPGVGFGEYGDDHVRFALIENQDRIRQAVRGIRGMFRADGLAPKSAG; the protein is encoded by the coding sequence ATGGCTAACCCAGGTTCGCCGCGCCGCTTTGCGCGCATAGATCGACTCCCCCCTTACGTATTCAACATCACTGCCGAGCTGAAGATGGCCGCCCGTCGTCGTGGCGAAGACATCATCGACTTCAGCATGGGCAACCCTGATGGCCCTACTCCGCCACACATCGTCGAAAAACTGGTCACCGTCGCCCAGCGCGAAGACACCCACGGCTACTCGACGTCCAAGGGCATCCCGCGTCTGCGCCGGGCCATTTCCAATTGGTACAAGGATCGCTACGAGGTCGATATCGACCCGGAAACCGAAGCCATTGTCACCATCGGTTCCAAGGAAGGCCTGGCGCATCTGATGCTGGCCACCCTCGACCAGGGCGACACCGTGCTGGTGCCAAACCCCAGTTATCCGATTCACATCTACGGTGCCGTGATTGCCGGCGCCCAGGTGCGTTCGGTGCCGCTGATCCCGGGCGTGGACTTCTTCGCTGAACTGGAAAGCGCGATTCGCGGCTCGATCCCGAAACCGAAAATGATGATTCTCGGCTTCCCGTCGAACCCCACCGCCCAATGCGTGGAACTGGACTTCTTCGAGCGAGTGATCGCCCTCGCCAAGCAGTATGACGTTTTGGTGGTGCACGACCTGGCTTACGCCGACATCGTCTATGACGGCTGGAAAGCCCCGTCGATCATGCAGGTGCCGGGCGCCAAGGACATCGCGGTGGAATTTTTCACCCTGTCCAAGAGCTACAACATGGCGGGCTGGCGCATCGGCTTCATGGTCGGCAACGCTGAACTGGTCAACGCCCTGGCGCGGATCAAGAGTTACCACGACTACGGCACCTTCACCCCGCTGCAAGTCGCGGCGATTGCGGCGCTGGAAGGCGATCAGCAGTGCGTCAAGGACATCGCCGAGCAGTATCGGCAGCGTCGCAACGTGCTGGTCAAAGGCCTGCACGAACTGGGCTGGATGGTCGAGAATCCGAAAGCGGCGATGTATGTCTGGGCCAAGATTCCCGAAGCCTATGCGCACTTGGGCTCGCTGGAGTTCGCCAAGAAATTGCTCGCCGAGGCCAAGGTCTGCGTCTCGCCAGGCGTCGGGTTTGGTGAGTATGGGGATGATCATGTGCGCTTTGCGCTGATCGAAAACCAGGACCGGATTCGTCAGGCCGTGCGCGGGATTCGCGGGATGTTTCGGGCGGATGGCCTGGCCCCGAAATCCGCCGGCTAA
- a CDS encoding LysR family transcriptional regulator, with amino-acid sequence MNFNSDSIELFLAVIERGSFSAAARALGKVPSAVSMGIANLEAELGYPLFDRSHREPVPTAMASALVPHARLIAEQLKQLQVHAIELSLGLESKLSIGVVADLDKRHLLAAIKVIAQRHPLLEIELLSAPQDDVLAMLHSGRVSVCLAFAGLSMNVLERFQFVGTERVIATLAADNPLFQGEDLFLEDLVHVRQIIVASRDLPISETRPLVGESYWRTDTLAMALEMVEAGLGWGNFPLSVVQPLLDAGRLKRLSFRNIENGLVLPVHAVWLKSQPLQKGAMAFVELMGR; translated from the coding sequence ATGAATTTTAACAGCGACAGCATCGAGTTGTTCCTGGCCGTGATCGAGCGCGGTTCGTTTTCGGCGGCGGCGCGTGCGCTGGGCAAAGTGCCGTCGGCGGTGAGCATGGGCATTGCCAACCTGGAAGCCGAGCTCGGATATCCGCTGTTCGATCGCAGCCATCGCGAACCGGTGCCGACGGCGATGGCCAGTGCGTTGGTGCCGCACGCGCGGTTGATCGCCGAACAGCTCAAGCAGCTGCAGGTGCATGCGATCGAGCTGTCGCTGGGGCTGGAAAGCAAGTTGTCCATTGGCGTCGTGGCGGACCTCGACAAGCGCCATTTACTGGCCGCGATCAAGGTCATCGCCCAGCGTCATCCGCTCCTGGAGATAGAACTGCTCAGCGCGCCCCAGGACGATGTGCTGGCGATGCTCCACAGCGGTCGCGTCAGCGTTTGCCTGGCCTTCGCGGGGTTGAGCATGAACGTACTGGAGCGATTCCAGTTCGTCGGCACCGAGCGCGTGATCGCGACGCTTGCAGCGGACAATCCGCTGTTTCAGGGCGAGGATTTGTTTCTGGAGGATCTGGTTCACGTGCGGCAAATCATCGTTGCCAGTCGCGACCTGCCGATCAGCGAAACCCGGCCTTTGGTGGGCGAATCCTATTGGCGCACCGACACCCTCGCCATGGCGCTGGAAATGGTCGAAGCCGGATTGGGCTGGGGCAATTTTCCGTTGTCGGTGGTCCAACCGTTGCTCGATGCCGGAAGACTCAAGCGCCTGAGTTTCCGCAACATCGAGAACGGTCTGGTGCTGCCGGTGCACGCGGTATGGCTCAAGAGCCAGCCGTTGCAGAAAGGCGCGATGGCGTTCGTCGAACTGATGGGTCGCTGA
- a CDS encoding LysE family translocator, which yields MEFTSGFLLSLSLCLDIGVANIAMITLAMQRGYFQGFALGLGTCVGDLIYAVLALAGMTVLLQYETVRWVLWIGGSALLVYFAAKMIYSAIHHEAVLAQSAEVGQNSHRKEFFRGIFLAMSSPSAILWFAAVGGTLIARSGGGDAVSSALFLGGFLCAGVFWCVALCFAASHGGKLLGDKLLRYSYMASAAIFCYFAVYVILSGYNEFVGAGAVEQLHAL from the coding sequence ATGGAATTTACCAGCGGCTTTCTGCTGAGCCTTTCGCTGTGCCTGGATATCGGCGTGGCCAACATCGCGATGATCACCCTGGCCATGCAGCGCGGCTATTTTCAAGGCTTTGCCCTGGGCTTGGGCACTTGCGTCGGTGACCTGATTTACGCGGTGCTGGCGTTGGCGGGCATGACCGTTTTGCTGCAATACGAAACCGTGCGTTGGGTGCTGTGGATCGGCGGTTCAGCGTTGCTGGTGTATTTCGCGGCGAAGATGATCTATTCGGCGATTCACCATGAAGCGGTGTTGGCGCAGTCCGCCGAGGTGGGGCAGAACTCTCACCGCAAGGAGTTTTTCCGTGGGATTTTCCTGGCCATGTCGTCACCCAGCGCCATTCTCTGGTTTGCGGCCGTGGGTGGCACGCTGATCGCGCGCTCCGGTGGCGGTGATGCCGTCAGTTCGGCGCTGTTTCTCGGCGGTTTTCTGTGCGCCGGAGTGTTCTGGTGCGTCGCGTTGTGCTTCGCCGCGAGCCACGGCGGCAAGTTGCTGGGCGACAAACTGCTGCGTTACTCCTACATGGCATCGGCGGCGATCTTCTGCTATTTCGCGGTGTACGTGATTCTATCGGGCTATAACGAGTTTGTTGGTGCGGGCGCCGTCGAGCAGTTGCACGCCCTGTAA
- a CDS encoding GntP family permease, translating to MFGMSHETFLLLDAVVTVIGLIVLITKFKFHPFIALIIAAAFLGLTSGMPIGTIIKAFQDGFGGVLGFVGIILALGTMLGKMMAESGGADQIAQTLIRAFGKDKVQWAMMFAAFLVGIPLFFEIGFVLLIPLVFIVARRTGVSIIKIGIPLLAGLSAVHGLVPPHPGPLLAIGVFGADIGKTILYGLIVALPTAIIAGPIYGTFIAKYIPGHPNQELVDQLARENDSADLPSFSITLITVLSPVFLMLLKTFADVVLPDGNFFRTFMDLIGHPISALLLALLLSLYTFGYKQGISSNQMLKWLDASLAPTAAIILIIGAGGGFKQMLVTSGVGDVIGHMAVEAQISPILLAWLVAAVIRVATGSATVATITGAGIVVPVVGMIPGVNRELLVLATGAGSLILSHVNDAGFWLVKQYFNMTVAETFKTWTAMETILSIVALGFILLLSMFV from the coding sequence ATGTTTGGCATGTCCCACGAGACGTTCCTGCTGCTCGATGCAGTGGTCACGGTGATCGGGCTTATCGTCCTGATCACCAAGTTCAAGTTCCACCCGTTCATTGCCCTGATCATCGCCGCAGCCTTTCTCGGGCTGACCTCCGGCATGCCGATCGGCACCATCATCAAGGCGTTCCAGGACGGCTTCGGTGGGGTGCTCGGTTTTGTCGGGATCATCCTCGCGCTGGGCACGATGCTCGGCAAAATGATGGCCGAGTCGGGCGGGGCGGATCAGATTGCCCAGACCCTGATTCGTGCGTTCGGCAAGGACAAGGTGCAGTGGGCGATGATGTTCGCCGCGTTCCTGGTCGGCATTCCGCTGTTCTTCGAAATCGGCTTCGTGCTGCTGATCCCGCTGGTGTTCATCGTCGCCCGACGTACCGGCGTGTCGATCATCAAGATCGGTATCCCGCTGCTGGCCGGTCTGTCCGCCGTGCACGGCCTGGTTCCGCCGCACCCGGGTCCGTTGCTGGCCATCGGCGTGTTTGGCGCTGACATCGGTAAAACCATTCTTTACGGTCTGATCGTTGCGCTGCCGACGGCCATCATTGCCGGTCCGATCTACGGCACGTTCATCGCCAAATACATCCCCGGCCATCCTAACCAGGAACTGGTGGATCAACTGGCACGTGAAAACGACTCTGCCGATCTCCCGAGTTTCTCCATCACCTTGATCACCGTGCTGTCGCCGGTTTTCCTGATGTTGCTCAAGACCTTTGCCGATGTGGTGCTGCCGGACGGTAACTTCTTCCGCACCTTCATGGACCTGATCGGTCACCCTATCTCGGCCCTCCTGCTGGCGTTGCTGCTGTCGCTATATACCTTCGGCTACAAGCAAGGCATTAGCTCCAACCAGATGCTCAAATGGCTGGACGCGAGCCTTGCGCCGACCGCTGCGATCATTCTGATCATCGGTGCCGGTGGTGGCTTCAAGCAGATGCTGGTCACCAGCGGTGTGGGTGACGTGATCGGCCACATGGCGGTGGAAGCGCAGATCTCGCCGATCCTGCTGGCCTGGCTGGTGGCGGCGGTGATTCGTGTGGCAACCGGTTCTGCAACCGTGGCGACCATTACTGGCGCAGGCATCGTGGTGCCGGTGGTGGGGATGATTCCGGGTGTGAACCGTGAGCTGCTGGTGCTGGCCACTGGTGCCGGTTCGTTGATCCTGTCTCACGTCAACGACGCGGGTTTCTGGCTGGTGAAGCAGTATTTCAACATGACCGTGGCGGAAACCTTCAAGACCTGGACCGCGATGGAAACCATCCTGTCCATCGTTGCGCTGGGCTTTATCCTGTTGCTGTCGATGTTCGTTTAA
- a CDS encoding GyrI-like domain-containing protein has translation MDEQTGVKPAEPRFEHGHFLLIAGLGGRFTQQTTQGIPELWEKFIPEMGKIPGQKGEVTYGICCNPDGKGGFEYIAGVEIAKLDDLPEKYRWVEVLPQHYAVFEHKGTLDQLPATFQYIWKTWLPQSGHQAADAPEFERYSEDFNPKLNTGVLEIWLPLKDK, from the coding sequence ATGGATGAGCAAACAGGCGTGAAACCGGCCGAGCCACGCTTCGAACATGGGCATTTTCTGCTCATCGCAGGGCTGGGTGGTCGATTTACCCAGCAGACCACACAAGGCATTCCCGAACTCTGGGAAAAATTCATTCCCGAGATGGGCAAGATACCCGGCCAAAAAGGTGAAGTGACCTACGGTATTTGCTGCAATCCCGATGGCAAAGGCGGGTTTGAGTACATCGCCGGCGTCGAAATCGCCAAACTCGACGACCTGCCCGAGAAGTACCGCTGGGTCGAGGTTCTACCCCAGCATTACGCGGTGTTCGAGCACAAAGGCACACTGGACCAGTTGCCCGCGACCTTTCAGTACATCTGGAAAACCTGGCTGCCGCAGTCCGGCCATCAGGCGGCGGACGCGCCAGAGTTCGAACGCTACAGCGAAGACTTCAACCCGAAGCTCAACACCGGCGTGCTGGAAATCTGGCTGCCGCTAAAAGACAAATGA
- the gntR gene encoding HTH-type transcriptional regulator GntR has product MISTKNDKNTRTTGRPTLNEVARLAGVSPITASRALRGVSTVATELVEKVQKAALELNYVVNPAARALASAQSHSVVVLVPSLSNLLFIDTLEAIHQVLRPKGFEVLIGNFHYSRDEEENLLRNYMAYQPRGLLLTGFDRTESSRRMIEASNIPCVYMMELDSAAGLNCVGFSQLAAGETAAHHLLSRGRKRLAYIGAQLDQRTLLRGEGFRKALQKAGLYDPDLEVLTPRASSVGLGGELFLQLLANHPDVDAIFFGNDDLAQGALLEAMRCGIKIPEQVAILGFNDLPASAHMVPRLSSISTPREAIGRRSAELMLTLLAGNTVAKPVQDMGFELKVREST; this is encoded by the coding sequence ATGATCTCCACTAAAAACGATAAGAATACGCGCACCACTGGCCGCCCTACCCTGAACGAAGTGGCACGCCTGGCCGGTGTCAGCCCGATCACCGCCTCCCGCGCCTTGCGCGGCGTCAGCACGGTGGCCACCGAACTGGTGGAAAAAGTGCAGAAAGCGGCCCTTGAACTCAACTACGTGGTCAACCCTGCCGCCCGCGCCTTAGCCTCGGCCCAGAGCCATTCGGTGGTGGTTTTGGTGCCTTCGCTGTCCAACCTGCTGTTCATCGATACGCTGGAAGCCATTCATCAGGTTTTGCGTCCCAAGGGCTTCGAAGTGCTCATCGGCAACTTCCATTATTCGCGCGATGAAGAAGAAAACCTGCTGCGCAATTACATGGCGTATCAGCCTCGCGGTTTGCTGCTGACCGGTTTCGACCGCACCGAAAGTTCGCGACGGATGATCGAGGCGAGCAACATTCCGTGCGTGTACATGATGGAGCTGGACAGCGCCGCCGGGCTCAATTGCGTGGGTTTCTCGCAACTCGCGGCGGGTGAAACGGCGGCGCACCATTTGCTTTCACGTGGGCGCAAGCGCCTGGCCTACATCGGCGCGCAGCTGGATCAACGCACCTTGCTTCGCGGCGAAGGTTTCCGCAAAGCCCTGCAAAAGGCCGGTTTGTATGACCCGGACCTGGAAGTGCTGACGCCGCGCGCCTCCTCCGTCGGCCTGGGGGGCGAACTGTTTCTGCAACTGCTCGCCAATCATCCTGATGTCGATGCCATTTTCTTCGGCAACGACGACCTGGCCCAGGGCGCCCTGCTTGAAGCGATGCGTTGCGGGATCAAAATCCCCGAACAAGTGGCGATCCTCGGTTTCAACGACCTGCCCGCCTCGGCGCACATGGTCCCGCGCCTGAGCAGCATCAGCACCCCGCGCGAGGCGATTGGCCGACGTTCGGCGGAGTTGATGTTGACCTTGCTGGCGGGCAACACCGTGGCGAAACCGGTGCAGGACATGGGGTTTGAGTTGAAGGTGCGCGAAAGTACCTGA